A window of the Pecten maximus chromosome 19, xPecMax1.1, whole genome shotgun sequence genome harbors these coding sequences:
- the LOC117317828 gene encoding probable Bax inhibitor 1, whose product MTQPEENNQGLPPELFKFDKLENSDQAHLKRVYGCLAISMFTAFAGAYIQLYTGWLLAGILITITASIGLIFQAGILTAIASIGLMFWLKSTSYSKENETKRLGIFAGFTFLSGMSLGSLLNNVNMVDPSIIVTAFLGTLVIFISFLLAALYNTNRTYLYMGGFLLSTLSCMCLARLFNIFIGSRLIWEVMLYSVLFIFCAFVLYNTQLIVEKKRKGDDDYIWHSVDLFIDFIQIFRRLLIILSNKDKKKEKN is encoded by the exons ATGACTCAACCAGAAGAAAACAACCAAGGTCTTCCACCAGAGTTATTCAAGTTTGATAAATT GGAAAATTCTGACCAAGCCCATCTGAAGAGAGTATATGGCTGTCTTGCAATATCCATGTTCACCGCCTTTGCTGGGGCCTACATTCAGCTTTACACAGGATGGCTCCTG GCTGGTATTCTGATCACAATCACTGCCTCAATCGGACTGATATTTCAGGCTGGTATTCTGACCGCAATTGCCTCAATCGGACTGATGTTTTGGCTTAAATCAACAAGTTACTCAAAGGAGAATGAAACTAAGAGACTGGGTATCTTTGCTGGTTTCACATTCCTCTCGG gAATGTCTCTTGGATCTCTCCTGAACAACGTCAACATGGTAGACCCAAG CATCATTGTAACAGCCTTCTTAGGGACTTTAGTCATCTTCATCAGCTTCTTACTAGCAGCTCTGTATAATACCAACCGTACCTACCTGTACATGGGAG GGTTTCTGCTGAGTACATTGAGCTGTATGTGCCTGGCTAGACTCTTCAACATTTTCATTGGGTCAAGGCTAATCTGGGAG GTTATGCTGTATTCCGTTCTGTTTATCTTCTGTGCCTTTGTGCTGTATAATACCCAGCTGATTGTAGAGAAGAAGCGAAAGGGAGATGATGACTACATCTG GCACAGTGTGGATTTGTTTATTGACTTCATTCAAATCTTCCGTCGCCTCCTCATCATTCTCTCCAACAAG GAcaagaaaaaggaaaagaatTAA